From a region of the Triticum aestivum cultivar Chinese Spring chromosome 7D, IWGSC CS RefSeq v2.1, whole genome shotgun sequence genome:
- the LOC123166386 gene encoding KAT8 regulatory NSL complex subunit 3, whose amino-acid sequence MARKRRRAEQRTPAPSPPPLLRTKSSQRQPVVVFAHGAGAPSSSDWMTRWKEMAKDALDAIEVVTFDYPYMSGGKRRPPPKADKLVDHHLSVVKNAVAEHPGHPLVLMGKSMGSRVSCMVASSDDISVSAVICLGYPLKGVKGALRDEILLKLMVPTMFVQGNKDGLCPLDKLELTRKKMTCKNELHVVDGGDHSFKIGQKYQKSAGINQHDVELEAVKAIAQFVQNSIAESLT is encoded by the exons ATGGCTCGCAAGCGCCGCCGCGCGGAACAGCGCACGCCGGCGCCATCTCCGCCTCCGCTCCTTCGGACTAAATCGTCTCAGCGGCAACCGGTGGTCGTCTTCGCCCACGgcgccggcgccccctcctcctctgACTGGATGACCCG CTGGAAGGAGATGGCGAAAGATGCCCTGGATGCCATTGAAGTGGTGACATTCGACTATCCAT ATATGTCGGGTGGTAAACGGAGGCCTCCCCCGAAGGCGGACAAGCTTGTCGACCATCATCTCAGTGTGGTGAAGAATGCTGTAGCAGAGCATCCTGGTCACCCGCTTGTTCTTATGGGGAAGTCTATGGGTTCGAG GGTCAGCTGCATGGTAGCTAGCTCCGATGATATCAGTGTTTCTGCAGTCATATGCTTGGGTTATCCATTGAAG GGAGTGAAAGGGGCACTGAGGGACGAGATACTACTAAAGCTGATGGTTCCAACAATGTTTGTGCAG GGCAACAAAGATGGCCTATGCCCCTTGGACAAGCTTGAGTTAACTCGGAAGAAGATGACCTGCAAGAATGAACTGCATGTTGTTGATGGTGGTGACCACTCTTTCAAAATCGGCCAAAAGTACCAAAAATCTGCTGGAATAAATCAACATGATGTTGAATTAGAAGCTGTTAAAGCAATTGCACAGTTCGTCCAGAACTCCATAGCAGAAAGCTTAACCTAG